Within the Populus trichocarpa isolate Nisqually-1 chromosome 14, P.trichocarpa_v4.1, whole genome shotgun sequence genome, the region GGTGAAACTTAGTATCTACTTGTCTCGTGCAAAAAGAAAGGGACAATGAgggaaaataaatgaatagCTATAATTGAgggaaaataaatgaatagCTATAATTGCCAACCTGCTTCATAAAGATCATGAGCACGGAAGATGCGAAATCCCTGCTGCTTGTTGATATCCCTTCTTACAGTCAGCCAGAACAATGAATGCAATGCATCATGCCTTAGTTATCTCCTGAATGTGTTGAGAATGGCTTTTACCCGGTGGAATGAAAATCAGATCTTCCCAGCCAGAATTCTTCTCACTAATCTGTATTAGATCAAAGAGAAGTAAATTGAATTCTAATTTCTTGTTATCAGATGTGTGCTTGATGCAAAATTTAAATGCATTACCTCCATTTTTTTCAGAACATCCTCTAAACTTCCGAcctgttaaaaaataaaccaaacagTGGTATATGTACAAAGTCAATATCAGCTATAATACGTTTTCGGTATGAAAATATACTTTAGAAAATGTCATgcctacaaaaagaaaaacatatggtAAAAAAGAATCATACCATAATATGTTGAGAAAGACCCGGACCCCTTGATGCTCTTGAAACCTTTGACAGTTCTTTTTCTATATCTTCCTGCATTTGCAGGAGGCATATAGCTGGTAATCCGTGTACTCATAGCTCAATCTCACAAAAGATGCATGCTGAAAATCCTAATGGCATCCCAAGGAGGGAGTTTGATGGATCAAACATACCTTTTGAAAATATACTGGGCAGTATCTCTTGCTTTTCTTCTTCACAATCAGTTGGTCCGACTGCAGACACAGATTTCATGAGAAAACAGTGTTTTGGCACAATATTCCCAAAAGACATTTGGAAGTTTATTCTCCTAGTTGACTCCTGTACTTAAATCACAGCAAATGATATACTAAAACATTGCTGCTGGGGCACCATTTGATAATTTATGTATCTTTACTTCCCCAAATAAGTAACAATCCGCAGTAAATGGCTGCACCAGATGACTAacaaatttgaaattgtttgCATGTATTTCAATAAATGAATTACAGTTGTGCCCAGGTACAGACAGTCAAATACAGAAACATCAGGGGAAAGAATAATCCCCATACTTTTGTCTTTCGTCGCCAGTAATATGCATAATATGGTGTAGAAAATCAATTCACGTAAGATacaagattatttatttattttgtaaaaaaagattatttatttatttgctttgatGGTTATTTATGCAGTAACTTTCTGATAACTCGAAAGATTCCATGAtcaatgtagaaaaaaaaaaaaaatacattctaGCTAATAAAACCAATCAAAGACTCACTAAAATCAAACTGCTATTCCCTGAAGAAGGTCCAAACACTCAAATGGCAAGACTAACTTCACAGATCAAATGATAAGTCAAACCCAGTATTGTATGCATTTGCAAACACCTGAACATATTAGCCAACTATCTAATGCATTTACAGGCTGCTTGGAAACTTACATTTTAGTAGAAATGAAATCATTTCAGAACCATTTACCTAATTCTAGTGTTTAGAAAGCTTTAAACAGCATAAACAAATTCTACAACCAAttaaaattagagatttttataaatttgcaAATCATGCTGGGGCATGATTTGCTTCAAAATTGactcattaaaaattaatcccAGTAACACCCTTCTCACTTCCCCTCCTCTCTCACAGATGCTTGGAATAAGTTTTTAGAAATGAGGGCAAGTTGGGTAAATGATGTATTTTCGCTAACTCAAGTCAAATGAACTCTACAATTTAAAAACctattccaaacaaaaaaactcaattagcaaatcaaatcaattcaaCCAACTTAAATAGTTGAAATCAATTATAACTCAATTAGTAGGTATTGATTTAAATCAATTACATCCACAGGCCTGTTTAGACATGCTTCTAGTTTCAGAGAAACATAGATAGCTTATAAGTACAGCCAGTCAGATAGCATACCTGGAAAACAGGAACTCCATCAAACCCACTCCTGACATCAGCAGATTTGAGCTGATAAACATGAAAGACTATTATTGAGTATTAGTTTAATGCAGTTCAGCTTGTACAGTCATGTCAACATGCAGCCTTTCATGTTAAAACAATGTGATTGAAATTTCAAATTGCTACCCTACTCATTAAAGCTTCCCCTTCCTAGAAGCCCTGAACCCACATGAAAAGTAAACCCCATCCATACTTTCTTATTACTGAACAACAAGCACCACTTCTGCTTCCCTTTGACTTCCAAAATCCTTAAATCAAGAACATAAAAGGACCTAAGCAATATAAATGGAAGTCGTATGCTGAATACACTTCTCTAGACAAGCATTATCATCCAAGGCCCGTCAGAACTCACAAGATTTACCAAACAGTGACAAACTCAGAAAATCACTTGAACGTGCAACTTCAACAATGTTACACTATAAACGACATCAAAAACTGAAAGTTCATATGAAATGATTTACTCATTTGTAGAAACAAAGATATGCTGCCAATGCTTTCATTCTGAATGAAGAACGTAGTCTTTGCAGCATTACATGGCTAAAAGCCTCCTTAACTTTcccttttgatatttttttttcttccatgttaACAAGCAATACTTTAATAACCAACTCATCAGAACCAACCTCTAACGCATTCTTTATTTGAACTGGATCAGGTAAAAACCGAAACGCAATTCCTTCAACCTTCAGCATGTACACCTACAAGATTTATAAAAGGAAATATGAAAATAGCATCAACCAAATTATACGATTTAGCACTCTAAATAAGACAAACCACACTATAGCTTTCGTTCAAATAACTGCAGGAAggattaaattttgaataaattagCCATTACAATTTTCCCAGTTTTATACGAGTTAAAAATTATACACGCCAAAATCCATCAATTGGAGCTAGAAATGTACCTGGTCAAGTGTAATAGGCACCACCTTAGCTTGGCTTCGCAATTCTCTTCTCCGCAACCTAacctgaattaaaaaaaaaaaaaaaatcaccaccaGAACATAGACAATGCACGCGTATGTATGTGCGTATAACTGTATAGAAACACAATACCTGAGCAAGAAATGCCTCAGCGTCCTCTTGTCGAAAGCAAAGCAAGCCAATGGACTTAGCTCCATTAGGATCCGAGATAAGCACGAACTCATTGTCAGAATTGCTCACTGTGTAAACGGCTGTTCCTGCCAGAGCTTTCGCCACGTGTTCCGAGCTGAGATTGGCGGTGTTAGCTGTTTGTTTCGGCTGCGATACAGAGGCGAACGGCGGCGATGGCGCCAGGCGGAGCCGGCTAGGTGGAGGGAAGTTGCCAGCAAGGAATCGAGTGGTGTCGCTGACGCGAGCTGAGAATTCGGCACCGAGACGGAGGCAGTGTTGATGGATGACTGTTGAGAGAGATAAGAGAGGGTTTGAGGGTTTAGAGggttccatttttttatttttttttgaagtggaGAAGAGGGCAGCAAGTTGAAgagagtttgatttttattaaggtCTCCTGAGAAATCGAGTGATGATAGATTTGGTGGCGCTGGTCGTTCGTTTCACTGTACGAATTGGAAATTATCATTGGGCCTCACCCCATATGACATGCGGCCCATCACCTAGAAGTTGCAGCTGGAGCAgaaatattttcaaagttttttttttttttttgaaaaacaaaacttttgaGTTTCAACACATTTAAtgtatttaagataaaaaatatttaattattattttaatttgtaaactTCAACTtgtttattctttcaattttaacatgttttggattttattgaaatctttacatattttatgttactattttaaatgaaaatggatAATTGATACAAATCAAATTTCTATAATAAAATTGAGACACCGAATAAACCCAGAGGGCCAAATCCAAATCTACCCAACTGTCgactttgataaaaataattcaaatatatgGAAGGAATCAAGTTAGGTCACAACAGGCCTTAGTTGCATGAGTGCTTATGGATCGTATTCGCTTTGCTGGGCTTGACCTTAGCGTTCCAGAGTTTTTCTTACTAGCCCAAGTATATATATCAAGAAGAAATTTAGGTGCATCATTGAATTTcttattctaattttaaataaattaatatcaattttcaCTTTGTTTCTCATTAACAAGGAGGTGGGGAAATCATTTGTTCCCctgtaacatttttttatttctttcctttctttccttttgccctttcttttattattttctttctttttcttttttaattttcatgctattgagaattgaattttattattcattatgaTGCAGGAGTGTTGAATTTTACCACCATCTTCTTTTTTGGGATTGGATTtcagaattgagtttcatgatttattttgatctattttctataaggttatcgaGATCTTAAAAAACATATCACCATTGAgttaatgcttgattttttaagtatatatttttttccacatgattaattaaaaatgatttcagaaaaaaaaagataattattgagaattatattttataatttttttatttactttttatagggttatcgtagtctaaaaaaaatcccGGTATTAAGTTGGTATTCGAATCTGTAAacgtctattttttattatataattaaaaaatagttaaaaaaaaagttattaaattcaatggaGTTAATAATCCAGGTTGTGACTTTAGTGAGTTAACCTAAGTTGATCTGAGTAATCCAATATAtcgttgtctcaatattttttttaaaaaagatatcatattaaaaatatttttaaaaattaaatcatgtttttactaATCGTATGAGTTTGCTTTAACTTGCAAAGTTAACTAGGTCATACCAGAACAGTCTTTATacagtttaatttgaaactcgagttaggtAAGAAGTATAATGaagagattttaaatttaatttgttttatcaagtttaataatgttataaaaaaaacaattcctcttattctaaatattatttttttacttataaaaatttTTGGTTCCGAAAAAACACAGGACGGGAAATTGTCTAGTTTAATCTGCTAATTTGTAGTCTCTCAAATACAACAAAACTAATTCTCTGGATTAAATATCCAAACCATTACTTGATCTCAGgttataaaagaaatttgtttCTCCTTATTTTTAGTTTCGAACTGAGTGAATAGTGATTTGACAACtcttagcaa harbors:
- the LOC18104899 gene encoding protein TIC 22, chloroplastic, coding for MEPSKPSNPLLSLSTVIHQHCLRLGAEFSARVSDTTRFLAGNFPPPSRLRLAPSPPFASVSQPKQTANTANLSSEHVAKALAGTAVYTVSNSDNEFVLISDPNGAKSIGLLCFRQEDAEAFLAQVRLRRRELRSQAKVVPITLDQVYMLKVEGIAFRFLPDPVQIKNALELKSADVRSGFDGVPVFQSDQLIVKKKSKRYCPVYFQKEDIEKELSKVSRASRGPGLSQHIMVGSLEDVLKKMEISEKNSGWEDLIFIPPGKSHSQHIQEITKA